The DNA sequence AATAATGAAAGGGATTTTAAAAATTTACCATCCGGACGAAACATTAAAATACAATATAAGAAGCACTTATTGCAAGGCTATTTATAGTAATCAGCAACATTTCCTTGAAGTTGAGGTCATTACGGATGATGGCTTGGATCACGTAGACGATGATTCTTTACAGTATAACTTTCCACAACTTTCAATGGAAGTTTTCGATTTTCCAATAGATTCTGCGGATATTGAAGGAAAAACAATTAGAATCAATGATTCTGATGAAGAAACTTACACAGAGGTAGATCTATTTGATGATGAAGACGCCTTTATCTATGATAATGAGCTCTTATTTGAGAAAAATGAAGAAGGAGAATTGGAACTGATCTGGAAAGGAACCATTGATGATTTCTATACGGGATCAGATACCCCCATTGCTTTCAGGCTTAAATGCGAATTTAAACAGGATAATATTGAGGTAGACGAAGATTAAAATCGGTCTTATTCAATCCTTTATATTCAAATTTCTTTTCAAATTCTTTTTGGAAAGAAATTTGCTATTTATGTCTCGGTGGAAAAATTTAAGTTGTTTTTAAGCATTTTTTAAGACACGAATTGATAATATTCCATTACTTTTGTCGTTTAAAATCATTATAAAATATTCACATTAATGCTGTTAACGGAACTTACTCAGATCTTATTTGCGCAAATTGCAACACCCGCAGTTGCCACAGACAACTTAGAATTTTCATTTTGGAATATCATGTTCCACGGAGGGGCTTTCGCTAAAATAGTGATGGTTACCGTGTTACTACTTGGTGTGTTTTCGGTATATCTGTTTTTTGAGCGTTTTTTCTTTATTAAAAGATTGTCTTCAAAGACGGATTCCAATTTTATGAATAATATCGAAGACTTTATTAAAGAAGGAAAAATTGAGTCGGCAGTGGATTATTGCAGAAGACAAAATTCTCCGGAAGGAAGGATATTGGAAAAAGGGATTTCAAGATTGGGAAGACCTGTTTCAGATATTGTAAGCGCAATGGAGTCACAGGCTCAGGTAGAAGTAGCAAATATGGAAAAAAATCTTAACCTTTTAGCTGTGGTACCGAGTATTGCGCCGATGTTGGGACTTTTAGGAACAGTTATTGGGATGATCATTGCCTTCTTTAATTTGTCTCATGCGACAGGGTCTTTCTCTCCAAAAACACTTTCGGAAGGGATCTATACAGCTTTGGGGCAAACGGCTGTTGGTTTGGCAGTAGCTATTCCGGCTAACTTTTTCTACAATATACTATTAACAAGAATTGATAAATTTGTTCTGAAAGCTCAGAATATGTCGGGTGAATTTTTAGACCTTATCAATAAACCTTTATAAATCTTTCTTATGAAATCGTCATCAAAAGAAACTTCATTTGTAAGAATTAATTGAGCGATTCCATCTGACCATTAAAAATATTAGAATAAACAGATGAAAATTCAAAGAAGAAATAAAGCAAATCCGGAATTTAGTTTAGCAGCAATGACTGATGTTATTTTGCTTATGCTAATCTTCTTTATGATAACGTCTTCAGCTGCCAATCAAAGTGCGATTGATGTAAATTTGCCAAAAACGACTACTGCTGACGATAATATACCCAATCCACTTACGGTAACAATTAAACCTGATGGAACTTATTATATTGATGATAAGCTTGTTGCCAGAGAACAGCTTGAACAGGCAATCGTTAATAACCTGACAAATCAAACGAATAAGTCTTTTACAATTAGGGCGGATGAAAATACACTGCATAAAGATGTTGTTTTTGCAATGGAAATTGCAGAGAAATACAAGTTTAATATTGCTCTTGCAACTGTTAAAGATAAATAAACCGGATACTGGTAAGTATTAAAAATAATGAAAAGCTATAGTGTAGACAAAAACGAGGAAACCCGTGATCGGATAAAAAGTGGAATACTTTCTATTTTAGTCTGGTCTGCAATCCTGCTTTTTGTTTTTCTTTATAAGTTAAAACCGGATCAGAATAAGGAGCCCGAAGTGGTGACGACGATGCTGGTCAACTTTGGAGATAACCGTAATGGAAAAGGGATTGAAGAACCTGCAGAGCAGGAGGGCAGCTTAGCATCCAAAACAGAAGAGGTAACTCCTGAACCTGTGGAGGCTGTTGTTCCTGAGACCAAAACAGTAGTAAAGCCGGAACCAAAGACTGAAACTAAAAAATCAGAACCAAAAGAAAAGGTAATAACCGGAAACAGTAAAAAAACAAGTGTCCCTAAAAAGGAAGAATCAAAGTCTAATAAAAAAGAAACGACAAGCGCTTCGGCTTCTAAAAATAATAAAAAAAGTTCTGGTACAACCGCTAATTCTAAAACCGGAAACGGAGATGGAAAAGGCAATGCTGCTATCGGAAATCTTATAAAAGGAAGAGGGACAAAGGCTGGTAGTCAAGGCACGGGGACGGGTGTTGGAAACAATGGAGATCCTCTAGGGGGAGACGGTAATGGAGACAGTAAAGTCGGAATCGACAGAAAGCTGATTGGTTACATACCGGGAACAATGGGCAGAGGAGGAGCACAGCCACAGCATAGTTGTACAGCAAGCGGATCCGTTACTGTTGCCTATACAGTAGATAAAGCAGGAAATGTAGTCTCTGCAAGAAGAGTAGGTGGGATATCAGATCCATGCGTTTCTTCAACCTCAGTGGCTTGGGTGAAAAAATATGTAAAAGCTGAAAAGGCAAGTACATCATCAACGGGAAGTTATAAGATTACATTCTAAAATACAAAAGCACTTTATTCAAGTGCTTTTTTTATTTCATTAATTCTGTTGATAATGGGAAGGGCAAAAATTCCGCTGGTCTGGAGATACAATTCGTAAAATGTTTTTGCTTTATCCAGAAAATTGTGATTGTTCGTTTCTTTTCCTTTAAAATAGAAAAGATTTCCAAGCATTTCGTAGTAATCTTTATGATCTCTCTCTTGCCTTTCATTAACGATCTCTATTATTTCCTCTTTTGATTTTGATGATATTTCGACAAAGTCTATCTTGAAGATATCCTTCATTAAAGAATCAAAATCAAGTTCTTTTTGCATTAAACTTTCTTCGGGTTTGTCTAGAATAAGTTTTTCCAATGCCTGTGTTAATTGACGAATCAATCGCAAGGTGAATTCTTTATCTGTAATCATTTCTTTTGATTTTGTTGTTCAATTTTTTTTTAAATGCTAGGCGAAAAATAAATAAGCTAACGCAATAGATGTAATAACGCCTACTAGATCCGCCAGAAGCATAGCAATAACAGCATATCTGGTGTTTTTAACGGCTACGGCTCCAAAATAAACTGCAATGACGTAAAAGGTCGTATCTGAGCTTCCTTGAAGGACTGCAGCAAGCTTTCCTTGAAAACTATCAGCTCCGAAAGTGGACATGGTGTCAACCATCATTCCTCTGGCTCCTGAACCCGAAAGCGGTTTTATTAATGCCGTTGGTAGTCCATCTACAAATCTGGCATCTAAATTAGCCATGTTGGCTACCCATTTCATTCCGTCAATAATAACATCAAAAACACCTGAAGTTCTGAGAAGTGAAATTGCTATTAACATTCCTACCAAATAAGGAATGATTTTAACACAAGTGGTAAAGCCTTCTTTGGCTCCATCAATAAAGGCATCAAAAACATTGATCTTTTTGTAAACGGCTCCCAGTACTATTGCTAGGAAAATAAATAAAATAAGTCCGTTACTTAAAACCTTGCTGAAAGTATCCAATTCATCCTTACTCAGTCGAACAAGATACAGAACTAATAGTCCGATAATAGCCGAAATTCCTCCAACATATGCAATTACTATTGGCCGCAGAAGATTGATCTTTTGATATAGAGAAACAATAATCATTGCAGCCAGTGTTGCAGTAAACGTAGCAATCATGCATGGGAGAAAGATATCAGTCGGCGTTTTTGAACCCATTGAAGCTCTGATGGCTATAATAGAAACCGGGATCAGAGTCATTCCTCCTGCATGAAGACAAAGAAACATGATCTGAGAGTTGCTTGCGGTATCTTTGTTTGGATTTAATGTTTGCAAACTTTCCATTGCTTTCAGCCCGAATGGAGTTGCAGCATTGTCAAGCCCAAGAAGGTTTGCGCTGAAATTCATCAGCATATGACCAAATGCAGGATGGTTTTTTGGGATGTCAGGAAATAATTTTGAAAAGAATGGTTGGATCAGTCTGCTTAATAAGTTAATTCCACCTGCTTTTTCAGCAATACTCATAAAACCCATAAATAAGGTCATAATACCAATCAATCCGAGACATATTTTGACAGCTGTTTCTGCGGTTCCTATAACACCATCTGCTTCCTGTACGCGGTATACTTTAACCTCTTGTTTTATTGAATCTGTTTTATAATGAATTCTGTTATCGGCAAAGTCAGACTTCTTCATGAGACTGTCTTTAATGATCGGAGAGAGTGTATTCATTTTTTGTGAAGCAATCTGTACCGTATCTCCTCCTTTTCCAACAACCATATCATTGAAAATAGTATTATAATGACTCGAAGAAATATATTTTATACTAGCGATAGCAATAGCGATAATAATAAAAGCGGACCAAATTCTGCTGAGAACCATCTGTTTGAATTAAATTTTAGAAAAGATAATAAATTAAATGTTATGAAAAGTTATTTTTCATCGAGATACACCAAATACCCCTCAAAATCATCATCCAGATTTTTCAGAACTTTTGCATCATCCATTTTTTTAATTAATGCGTCTATAAAGAAGCTTTTTTCAAAAAACTGACGATGGATCCCTGGGAGAATCTCCATAAAATAATCCATTCCAATCTTATTGTTGTGAAGATCCATTTTTGTTTCCAAAGGTTTGTTGGGGAACAATTCTTCGTGCAGATCAGTTATTCTTTTACAGAAGTCGAGTGCTTTTTGAGGTGAAGAAATTTTAGAGCAGTACATCAGAATAAAACAGCACCAAAGGGCATGTCTGAATGCATTACCTATTCCGTTATTGGAAGCGGTTTCAGGAAAACGTTTTTGAGCAATGGTAAAGGCTTTCGCGGTAGCATGAAAACTTAAAATCGAGAATAAGGGATGGGGCATAACGAGAGATAAAAGACGCATAATCTTTTTAAAGCTCATTGCCCGGATCGTATCGAAAAATATTTTAAAAGTTCTCATAAATAAAAATCTCTCCCTAATTAGAGAGAGATTATATTGTATTTGTTACAAAATTTAAGCATGTACTGCTAATAAATTTACTGTTTTAGAAACAACATCTTTAATCTCAGTTCTTTTTACGATAAAGTCTACAAATCCTTTTTCCTGAAGGAATTCCGAAGTTTGGAAACCTTCCGGTAAATCTCTACCAATTGTTTCACGGATAACCCTAGGTCCGGCGAAACCGATAAGTGCTTTTGGTTCTGCCATAATAATATCTGCAGTCATCGCAAAAGAAGCCGTAATACCTCCAAAGGTAGGATCACATAAATAAGCGATATACAAAAGACCAGCTTCTGAAAGCTGAGCCAATTTAGCCTGTACTTTTGCCAATTGCATTAGTGAATAAGTCGCTTCCTGCATTCTTGCACCTCCGGACTGACAGATAATCATATAGGGAAGTTTATGAGCGATACAGTAATCTACAGCTCTTCTGATTTTTTCACCCATTACAGAACCTAAAGATCCTCCGATAAAAGCGAAATCCATACAAGAAACCACCATCTCAGTTCCTTTTACAGTCCCGACAGCATTTCTGATAGAATCTGTAAGTTTTGTTTTTGCTTTTACCTCTTTCAAACGGTCTGCGTAAGCTTTTGTATCTTTGAAGTTTAGGATGTCTATACTTTCGACACTAGCATCTAGTTCAGTGAATTTACCCTCATCAAAAAGGATATCAAAAAATTCTGCACTTCCTATTCTTACATGAAATCCATCTTCAGGAGAAACGTAATTGTTTTTCCTAAGCTCTTCGTGTTCCACTATTTTTCCTGATGGAGTTTGGTGCCAAAGCCCCTTAGGAACATCCTTTTTTTCATCAGTAGAAGTGGTAATGTTTTTTGCTTTTCTTTTAAACCAGTCGAATGCCATTTTTCCTTGTATTAATGTATAAATGTAAAATGTATTAATGTAAAGGTATCCTAATGAATACTTTTTACATTAATACAAATGTACAGTCTTATTTTAAAGTATTTACGTTATTTAAATCTTCAAAAGCTTTAACTAATCTTGTAGAGAAAGTTTCTTCACCTTTTCTTACCCAAACTCTTGGATCATAGAATTTCTTGTTAGGTTTTTCTTCTCCCTCAGGATTTCCGATTTGAGCTCTTAAATAATCAATATTATTAACCATATAATCTCTTACACCTTCTGTATAAGCAAATTGAAGATCGGTATCGATATTCATTTTAATTACACCGTAATCGATTGCCTCTCTGATTTCTTCTAAAGTAGAACCAGAACCTCCGTGGAATACAAAGTTTACAGGTTTCGCAGCAGTTCCGAATTTCTCCTGAACGAATTTCTGAGAATTATCTAGGATTTTTGGAGTAAGAACTACGTTTCCTGGCTTATATACACCATGTACGTTACCAAAAGCAGCAGCAATAGTAAAGTTATCAGAAACAGCTTTTAGTTTTTCATAAGTATAAGCTACATCTTCTGGTTGCGTATATAATTTAGAATTATCTACATCAGAATTATCAACACCATCTTCTTCTCCTCCTGTTACACCTATTTCTACTTCTAAAGTCATTTGCATTTTAGCCATTCTTTCAAAATATTGAGCAGAAACTTCTATGTTTTCTTCTAAAGGCTCTTCAGAAAGATCCAGCATGTGAGATGAATACAAAGATTTTCCTGTTAATCTGAAAAATTCTTCGTTAGCATCCATGATACCATCGATCCATGGCAATAATTTTTTTGCACAGTGGTCAGTATGTAAAATTACAGTAGCTCCGTATGCTTCTGCAAGAGTGTGGATATGTCTTGCTCCGGCAATCGCTCCCAAAATAGCAGCCTTTTGTCCATCATTGCTCAATCCTTTTCCTGCATTGAAAGCAGCTCCACCATTTGAAAACTGAATAATAACAGGAGAGTTTAATTTTGCTGCAGTCTCCATAACAGCGTTTACGTTGCTAGAACCGATAACGTTTACAGCTGGTAACGCAAATTTATTTTCTTTAGCATACTGAAAAATATCAGTAACCAATTGACCTGTGGCAACTCCTGCCGGAAAAATTCTGCTCATGTTTTACTTTTTAAATAAATTATTAGGTGTTTTTAAAGTTTGTAAAGGTAAGAAAATTTGTGTAATCACTAATTTCTTTTATCCCGCCCCCAAAGTAATTTCTGACGGATGGTTTCATAAAAACTTAAGTTATTAGGCTGAACCAGAAGGATCTGAAAATCAGCCTTTTTTATAATGATTTCTTTATCCGTTTCTATATGTATCAGTCTCGAATCTAAAGAAAGGGAATACTGAGATACCCGGCTTTCTACTTTGAATTTTATCTCAACACTGTCATTAACGACTAAAGGCCGCACATTTAAGTTATGCGGGGCAATAGGGGTTATGACAAAATTTTCATTGTTAGGAGAAATGATCGGGCCGCCGCAGCTTAATGAATATGCGGTGGAACCTGTAGGAGTAGAGACGATCACTCCGTCTCCCCAAAATACATTTAGGAATTCATCGTTTATAAATGAATCTACTGTAATCATTGATGTCGTTTCTTTTCTTGAAACGGTAACGTCGTTTAAAGCGTAAGGAAAAAATTCTTCTGATCTTGGAGACACGACTTCAATTACAGAACGACGACTGGTTTTTACATCTCCTTTTAAGATAGCATCCAGTTCCTTAAAAGCCTCTTCCTTGGTAAAGCTGGCTAAAAACCCTAACCTTCCTGTGTTTACTCCAACAATCGGGATTTCAAGATCTTCGATGAATGTCAAAGAATTTACAATCGTTCCATCTCCTCCAAAAGTGAAGAAAAGATCCACCTCCTTTTCGATAAGGTCCTGCTTGTTGTTGAACGTTTCAAATATTTTTGAAAATTGAAGGGCCTCAGCCATTTCATCAAACAGGACAGATTTTACGCCTCTGCTCTCAAGTTCTGAAACGAATTTGCTTAAATATAAAAAAGTATCGAGATCTTTTTTTTGAGAATATATAGCTGCCTTCATGTTATATTTCTATAAATTTTTGGAAAAAACCGAATCGGTCTTTAAAAAGATCCGTTTTCTCGTCGGAATAGAATTTTTCAACAATTCTATAATCGTATCGATCAAAAGTAGCATCAATTGACGCCAGGTTTTCATTGCTGATCTTTATGGTAATACGAACCACTTCTTCAGACATAAAACTGATAAAGCCACCATAAAATTTGGAATTGTTACTCTCCACAATATTGGCAATTTCTGTCATTGAATACTTTCTTGCAGGTGCTTCTACCGTAAGAATAGCACCGGATTCAGAAAATAAAGGATATCTTGATAAATCCTGAAAAACGTCTTCACAGGTGATATATCCCAAATATTTTTCAGTTTTATTGATGACGGGAATCACGTTGGAATTAAAAGTGTAAAACAAACGGATACTGTCCATGATATTATTATCTTCGAGAATCGCGAACCTTTCAACCTGATGCTCCAGATCTTTAAGTATTCCCTCAGTTTCGTAAAGAAAGTCTTTGGCAATAGCCCCATAAAAATGATGAGACTTTTTAATGAAAACATGCGTATATCCAAAATCTTCTAATGTGCTTCTTGCTGATTCTATCGAGTCAGTCAGGCTAAAACATGGGAAATCCTTTGAGATATAGTCCTTGATAAACATTGTGCTAATTTATAAAAAATTAAACGAAACTGTTTTGTAATATTCGGTTTTTTTTTCGGGAAAATGAAAAATGCGATCCTAAAATTTGTTTGTAAATAAAAAAAAAGTATCTTTGTCGCCTTTCATTTTTACTTTTTATTAGATTTATTTCAAACTGCACTGTCTCTTAGACATATGCAGTTTTTTTATTTTAGGGCCTTGGCGAATTCCCACATCACCAGCCCTCCGCATACACTTACATTTAAAGAATGCTTCGTTCCCAACTGAGGAATTTCTAAGAAAACATCAATGTTTTCTAATGCTTCATCACTAATCCCATCTACTTCATTACCCAGAATTATAGCATATTTTTTAGATTGATCAATTATGAAGTCCGTAATCATTGTACTATTGCTGGTTTGTTCTATGCCTATAATATCAAATCCCTGACTCTTCAAATCCTGTATTGCGGTATTAATATCGCTTTCATATCCCCAGTCTACACTTTCTGTTGCCCCCAAAGCAGCTTTGTGAATTTCCCGGTGAGGAGGTTGGGGGGTAATTCCACAAAGGATTATTTTTTCAATTAAAAAAGCATCTGCCGTTCTGAATGTGGCGCCCACATTGTGCATACTTCTTACATTATCCAAAATGACGATCAAAGGAATTTTTTCAACTTTTTTGAATGTTTCTACATCTATTCTGTTGAGTTCTTCCAGTTTTAATTTATGTACCAATATATTATTTTGTAGAGATTAATTTTCCGTCTTTGTATATTTCTGTTTTTTCTATACTTCCATCTTCACGGTAGTGAACTCTCGTTCCATTCCACTGGTCATTGGCAAATTCAGTTTCACGCTGAACTTTTCCAGATGGATAAAGCATTTTCCATTTTCCGGTTGCCAGTCCGTTTTCATAATAGCCAATCTGCTTCACAGATTTTCCGTTTTCATAAAAAACCTTGCTTTCTCCATTCAGTTTTCCTAGTCTGTAATTGGAAATTTCGGTAATGGTGCCTGAAGGTGAATAAAAAGTTCCTGTTGAACTGTTGTCATACACGTTTTTTTCGCCGTTTCTGAAAACTTCTTTAGAGGTTAAGACTCCATTTTTGTCGTAGTAAGCCCATTCTTTTATTTTATAGTCCTTTTTGTATTCCCCTTTTGCCTGAACTTTTCCGCTTTCATAATAGAAAACGGCGTCACCATCCAGCTTTCCTTTTTTCCATTCGGCAACCTCTTTTACCTGGCCGTTTTCAAAGAATTGCTTGCAGCTTCCTTCTTGTAATCCATCCTTAAACCCACAAGGTTTTTGTGCAAAAACCAGCGAAGATGTAGAAAATAATAAAAGAAAAATGTATTTCATAGATATTTTTATTTCAAAAATAGTAAAATAGTTATATTTGATTAAAAAATATGACATGAAAAATTTACTTGTAATTATAACGGTAATGTCCGCTGTTATATTATCAAAAGCCCAAAATACCTACTATCCGCAGGCTTTCTTTGATAAAAAATTAGCTCAAAGTATGATCGGTTTCGGGAATTCTACGATTGAAGGAGTAGCATCTACAAAGCAAAAAAATAGCTGGGGAATAAAGCCTCTATTGGGTGAAAAACATTACGCCCGGGAGGGGACTGTGGTCATGCTTTTTCCTGTAACTCCATATTTTGAAGAGTTTTATAGTATGAGAAAGAAGTATGAGAACAAAAAGACAACCGTTTATATGTCCGAAGAAGCCTTTAAATATAGAATAGAGGCATTAACAGATGCGCATGGAAGATTTAAATTTGAAAAACTGAAACCAGGCAAATATTATTTAGAAACGATTGTGAACTTTACGGCTACTGCAAACTATCAGCAGCAAACCGGACAATCAAATGCTTATAATGCTTATGGAAATTTTTTATATTCCACCCCAATATATCAGACTTTTTTCTACAATTATGCCTCCTCAAACAGAGAGAGTAAATTTGTAGAAATAAAGCAAGATGGCGAACTAAAAGAAATCAACCTTTAAAGGTTGATTTTATTTTTTAATCCCATGATCTGATGAACATTCTTTTCGATATTCTGTGCTATGGTCTCCATCGGAATGTCATTCTCATCATTATTGAAAGGATCCTCAATTTCTTCAGCAATAAGTTCAAGGCTCATTAATACATAATATACAAAGACAGTAAGTGGGATCATAAATAGACCAATACTGATAACGTACGCAACCGGCAACGCCAATACATAAAGTATGATGAATTTCTTTACAAAGGAAGAATAAGAATAAGGAATTGGAGTATTTTTAATCCTTTCACATCCACCACATATATCCAGAAATCCGGAAAGCTGACTATCCAGATATACCATTTCTACATCTGAAATTTTTCCTTCTTTTTTTAATTGATTCAATTTGTGGCTAAGGAGAATGACAATTTCACTGGGTCCGTGATGCTTAAGAGAGTTCTCAATTTCAGAATAATCTTCATCCAATGCCAGTCTTGTGGACTCTTTGGACAGATGTTTTGCCAGGAAATGAGGAAAGAATTTTAAATATCTTGCTATTTGCTCTGCACTTTGCCGGTCATTTTCAAGAATCAAATTGATCTTAATGGCAATGTTTCGGGTGTCATTAACAAGTTTTCCCCATAGTTTTCTTCCTTCCCACCATCGGTCGTATGCCGTGTTTGTTCTGAAAACCAATAATAGAGAAAGTACAAATCCAAGCAGCGAATGAATCATCCCCACATTGCTTACCGCTGATTTTGTTGTGAGATGAAGGTATTCAACTTCCAGATATTCGATTCCATATGAGTATATTCCAACAAGGATCATTGTTGGGAAAAGAATTTTCATAGTATCACTTTTGTGAAGGCTGAAAAGAATTTTCAGGAAATGCTTGGTATTATAAACTCTCATAAATTTAGTTGATACTACAAATATAATTTTTTTCATTTTATGGCTTCTTTACGGGAATCCACAAATTTGTCTGCGCAACCCTCCTTTTCTTTGTGAAAAAATAATATGGGATATTACAGAAAAGGACATTATAAAAAAGACGGAACATGGGTAAGCGGACACTACGTCAGCAAATACAGTAAAA is a window from the Chryseobacterium sp. T16E-39 genome containing:
- a CDS encoding MotA/TolQ/ExbB proton channel family protein; amino-acid sequence: MLLTELTQILFAQIATPAVATDNLEFSFWNIMFHGGAFAKIVMVTVLLLGVFSVYLFFERFFFIKRLSSKTDSNFMNNIEDFIKEGKIESAVDYCRRQNSPEGRILEKGISRLGRPVSDIVSAMESQAQVEVANMEKNLNLLAVVPSIAPMLGLLGTVIGMIIAFFNLSHATGSFSPKTLSEGIYTALGQTAVGLAVAIPANFFYNILLTRIDKFVLKAQNMSGEFLDLINKPL
- a CDS encoding ExbD/TolR family protein, which encodes MKIQRRNKANPEFSLAAMTDVILLMLIFFMITSSAANQSAIDVNLPKTTTADDNIPNPLTVTIKPDGTYYIDDKLVAREQLEQAIVNNLTNQTNKSFTIRADENTLHKDVVFAMEIAEKYKFNIALATVKDK
- a CDS encoding ferric siderophore ABC transporter substrate-binding protein, translated to MKSYSVDKNEETRDRIKSGILSILVWSAILLFVFLYKLKPDQNKEPEVVTTMLVNFGDNRNGKGIEEPAEQEGSLASKTEEVTPEPVEAVVPETKTVVKPEPKTETKKSEPKEKVITGNSKKTSVPKKEESKSNKKETTSASASKNNKKSSGTTANSKTGNGDGKGNAAIGNLIKGRGTKAGSQGTGTGVGNNGDPLGGDGNGDSKVGIDRKLIGYIPGTMGRGGAQPQHSCTASGSVTVAYTVDKAGNVVSARRVGGISDPCVSSTSVAWVKKYVKAEKASTSSTGSYKITF
- a CDS encoding nucleoside recognition domain-containing protein produces the protein MVLSRIWSAFIIIAIAIASIKYISSSHYNTIFNDMVVGKGGDTVQIASQKMNTLSPIIKDSLMKKSDFADNRIHYKTDSIKQEVKVYRVQEADGVIGTAETAVKICLGLIGIMTLFMGFMSIAEKAGGINLLSRLIQPFFSKLFPDIPKNHPAFGHMLMNFSANLLGLDNAATPFGLKAMESLQTLNPNKDTASNSQIMFLCLHAGGMTLIPVSIIAIRASMGSKTPTDIFLPCMIATFTATLAAMIIVSLYQKINLLRPIVIAYVGGISAIIGLLVLYLVRLSKDELDTFSKVLSNGLILFIFLAIVLGAVYKKINVFDAFIDGAKEGFTTCVKIIPYLVGMLIAISLLRTSGVFDVIIDGMKWVANMANLDARFVDGLPTALIKPLSGSGARGMMVDTMSTFGADSFQGKLAAVLQGSSDTTFYVIAVYFGAVAVKNTRYAVIAMLLADLVGVITSIALAYLFFA
- a CDS encoding DUF6973 domain-containing protein, which produces MRTFKIFFDTIRAMSFKKIMRLLSLVMPHPLFSILSFHATAKAFTIAQKRFPETASNNGIGNAFRHALWCCFILMYCSKISSPQKALDFCKRITDLHEELFPNKPLETKMDLHNNKIGMDYFMEILPGIHRQFFEKSFFIDALIKKMDDAKVLKNLDDDFEGYLVYLDEK
- the accD gene encoding acetyl-CoA carboxylase, carboxyltransferase subunit beta, with the protein product MAFDWFKRKAKNITTSTDEKKDVPKGLWHQTPSGKIVEHEELRKNNYVSPEDGFHVRIGSAEFFDILFDEGKFTELDASVESIDILNFKDTKAYADRLKEVKAKTKLTDSIRNAVGTVKGTEMVVSCMDFAFIGGSLGSVMGEKIRRAVDYCIAHKLPYMIICQSGGARMQEATYSLMQLAKVQAKLAQLSEAGLLYIAYLCDPTFGGITASFAMTADIIMAEPKALIGFAGPRVIRETIGRDLPEGFQTSEFLQEKGFVDFIVKRTEIKDVVSKTVNLLAVHA
- the fbaA gene encoding class II fructose-bisphosphate aldolase; this encodes MSRIFPAGVATGQLVTDIFQYAKENKFALPAVNVIGSSNVNAVMETAAKLNSPVIIQFSNGGAAFNAGKGLSNDGQKAAILGAIAGARHIHTLAEAYGATVILHTDHCAKKLLPWIDGIMDANEEFFRLTGKSLYSSHMLDLSEEPLEENIEVSAQYFERMAKMQMTLEVEIGVTGGEEDGVDNSDVDNSKLYTQPEDVAYTYEKLKAVSDNFTIAAAFGNVHGVYKPGNVVLTPKILDNSQKFVQEKFGTAAKPVNFVFHGGSGSTLEEIREAIDYGVIKMNIDTDLQFAYTEGVRDYMVNNIDYLRAQIGNPEGEEKPNKKFYDPRVWVRKGEETFSTRLVKAFEDLNNVNTLK
- a CDS encoding NAD kinase, producing MKAAIYSQKKDLDTFLYLSKFVSELESRGVKSVLFDEMAEALQFSKIFETFNNKQDLIEKEVDLFFTFGGDGTIVNSLTFIEDLEIPIVGVNTGRLGFLASFTKEEAFKELDAILKGDVKTSRRSVIEVVSPRSEEFFPYALNDVTVSRKETTSMITVDSFINDEFLNVFWGDGVIVSTPTGSTAYSLSCGGPIISPNNENFVITPIAPHNLNVRPLVVNDSVEIKFKVESRVSQYSLSLDSRLIHIETDKEIIIKKADFQILLVQPNNLSFYETIRQKLLWGRDKRN
- a CDS encoding CBS domain-containing protein; amino-acid sequence: MFIKDYISKDFPCFSLTDSIESARSTLEDFGYTHVFIKKSHHFYGAIAKDFLYETEGILKDLEHQVERFAILEDNNIMDSIRLFYTFNSNVIPVINKTEKYLGYITCEDVFQDLSRYPLFSESGAILTVEAPARKYSMTEIANIVESNNSKFYGGFISFMSEEVVRITIKISNENLASIDATFDRYDYRIVEKFYSDEKTDLFKDRFGFFQKFIEI
- a CDS encoding RNA methyltransferase — translated: MVHKLKLEELNRIDVETFKKVEKIPLIVILDNVRSMHNVGATFRTADAFLIEKIILCGITPQPPHREIHKAALGATESVDWGYESDINTAIQDLKSQGFDIIGIEQTSNSTMITDFIIDQSKKYAIILGNEVDGISDEALENIDVFLEIPQLGTKHSLNVSVCGGLVMWEFAKALK
- a CDS encoding toxin-antitoxin system YwqK family antitoxin — encoded protein: MKYIFLLLFSTSSLVFAQKPCGFKDGLQEGSCKQFFENGQVKEVAEWKKGKLDGDAVFYYESGKVQAKGEYKKDYKIKEWAYYDKNGVLTSKEVFRNGEKNVYDNSSTGTFYSPSGTITEISNYRLGKLNGESKVFYENGKSVKQIGYYENGLATGKWKMLYPSGKVQRETEFANDQWNGTRVHYREDGSIEKTEIYKDGKLISTK
- a CDS encoding bestrophin family protein — its product is MKKIIFVVSTKFMRVYNTKHFLKILFSLHKSDTMKILFPTMILVGIYSYGIEYLEVEYLHLTTKSAVSNVGMIHSLLGFVLSLLLVFRTNTAYDRWWEGRKLWGKLVNDTRNIAIKINLILENDRQSAEQIARYLKFFPHFLAKHLSKESTRLALDEDYSEIENSLKHHGPSEIVILLSHKLNQLKKEGKISDVEMVYLDSQLSGFLDICGGCERIKNTPIPYSYSSFVKKFIILYVLALPVAYVISIGLFMIPLTVFVYYVLMSLELIAEEIEDPFNNDENDIPMETIAQNIEKNVHQIMGLKNKINL